Proteins encoded together in one Pongo abelii isolate AG06213 chromosome 8, NHGRI_mPonAbe1-v2.0_pri, whole genome shotgun sequence window:
- the GOT1 gene encoding aspartate aminotransferase, cytoplasmic, with protein MAPPSVFAEVPQAQPVLVFKLTADFREDPDPRKVNLGVGAYRTDDCHPWVLPVVKKVEQKIANDNSLNHEYLPILGLAEFRSCASRLALGDDSPALKEKRVGGVQSLGGTGALRIGADFLARWYNGTNNKNTPVYVSSPTWENHNAVFSAAGFKDIRSYRYWDAEKRGLDLQGLLNDLENAPEFSIVVLHACAHNPTGTDPTPEQWKQIASVMKHRFLFPFFDSAYQGFASGNLERDAWAIRYFVSEGFEFFCAQSFSKNFGLYNERVGNLTVVGKEPEGILRVLSQMEKIVRITWSNPPAQGARIVASTLSNPELFEEWTGNVKTMADRILTMRSELRARLEALKTPGTWNHITDQIGMFSFTGLNPKQVEYLINEKHIYLLPSGRINVSGLTTKNLDYVATSIHEAVTKIQ; from the exons CGTATCGCACGGATGACTGCCATCCCTGGGTTTTGCCAGTAGTGAAGAAAGTGGAGCAGAAGATTGCTAATGACAATAGCCTAAATCATGAGTATCTGCCAATCCTGGGCCTGGCGGAGTTCCGGAGCTGTGCTTCTCGTCTTGCTCTTGGGGATGACAGCCCAGCTCTCAAGGAGAAGCGG gTAGGAGGTGTGCAGTCTTTGGGGGGAACAGGTGCACTTCGAATTGGAGCTGATTTCTTAGCACGTTGGTACAATGGAACAAACAACAAGAACACACCCGTCTATGTGTCCTCACCAACCTGGG AGAATCACAATGCTGTGTTTTCCGCTGCTGGTTTTAAAGACATTCGGTCCTATCGCTACTGGGATGCAGAGAAGAGAGGACTGGACCTCCAGGGCCTACTGAATGATCTGGAG AACGCTCCTGAGTTCTCCATTGTTGTCCTCCACGCCTGTGCACACAACCCAACTGGGACCGACCCAACTCCGGAGCAGTGGAAGCAGATTGCTTCTGTCATGAAG CACCGGTTTCTGTTCCCCTTCTTTGACTCAGCCTATCAGGGCTTCGCATCTGGAAACCTGGAGAGAGATGCCTGGGCCATTCGCTATTTTGTGTCTGAAGGCTTCGAGTTCTTCTGTGCCCAGTCCTTCTCCAAGAACTTCGGGCTCTACA ATGAGAGAGTTGGGAATCTGACTGTGGTTGGAAAAGAACCTGAGGGCATCCTGCGAGTCCTTTCCCAGATGGAGAAGATTGTGCGGATTACTTGGTCCAATCCCCCTGCCCAGGGAGCACGAATCGTGGCCAGCACCCTCTCTAACCCTGAGCTCTTTGAGGAATG GACAGGTAATGTGAAGACAATGGCTGACCGGATTCTGACCATGAGATCTGAACTCAGGGCACGACTGGAAGCCCTCAAAACCCCTGGGACCTGGAACCACATCACTGATCAAATTGGCATGTTCAGCTTCACCGGGTTGAACC CCAAGCAGGTTGAGTATCTGATCAATGAAAAGCACATCTACCTGCTGCCAAGTGGTCGAATCAACGTGAGTGGCTTAACCACCAAAAATCTAGATTACGTGGCCACCTCCATCCATGAAGCAGTCACCAAAATCCAGTGA